The following proteins come from a genomic window of Schistocerca gregaria isolate iqSchGreg1 chromosome X, iqSchGreg1.2, whole genome shotgun sequence:
- the LOC126297980 gene encoding uncharacterized protein LOC126297980, whose protein sequence is MKEMVHGNYDRCQVQWHLTSYLKSHRKSTEHLNSHKKWIVFSEGLKKSQTVNAHVQRHLNTESRHWKNFLGRLISIIHFLGQHCLPWRGSTDTLVQPDNRNFLKLVELFGKFDTVMMEHVHRTKKGETKGHHYLGKETKNEIIHLIGSSITNNILLMMKSAKSCSSSWNIKKSYWESSIDDLTPPRFQIGDIYDALIQISGKFNVTNQLKAHCDYFDFLYNIDEMKNAPPDSLDTKCPKEILKFMGRYNFCPNVNIGLRILLTLSVIVASGKRSFSKLKLIKTYLQSMLNTLYVHNH, encoded by the exons ATGAAAGAAATGGTACATGGAAATTATGACAGATGTCAAGT acAGTGGCACCTTACATCATATCTCAAAAGTCACAGGAAGTCTACCgagcatttgaattcacataaaaaGTGGATAGTGTTTTCCGAGGGTCTCAAAAAGTCACAAACTGTCAACGCCCATGTTCAAAGGCATCTGAATACTGAAAGCAGACATTGGAAAAATTTTCTTGGGCGCTTAATATCAATAATTCATTTCCTAGGTCAGCACTGTCTGCCTTGGAGAGGAAGTACAGATACACTCGTTCAGCCTGACAACAGAAACTTCTTGAAACTTGTTGAATTATTCGGAAAGTTCGACACTGTGATGATGGAGCACGTGCACAGAACAAAGAAAGGTGAGACCAAGGGTCATCATTATCTTGGAAAAGAAacaaagaatgaaataattcatcttattggatcatctataaccaacaacattctattaatgatgaaatctgcaaa GTCGTGCTCAAGTTCTTGGAACATAAAAAAATCCTATTGGGAAAGTAGCATCGATGACCTTACTCCGCCGAGGTTTCAAATTGGAGACATTTATGATGCACTGATTCAGATATCAGGAAAATTCAATG TAACTAATCAACTGAAAGCTCATTGTGATTATTTTGACTTTCTCTACAACATTGACGAGATGAAGAATGCACCTCCAGACAGCCTGGACACAAAGT GTCCAAAAGAGATTCTGAAGTTTATGGGAAGATATAATTTTTGCCCAAATGTTAACATTGGTTTGAGGATTCTACTAACACTCTCAGTGATAGTTGCGAGTGGAAAGAggagtttctcaaaactgaaattgataaagacGTACCTCCAATCAATG ttgaatacattatatgttcacaaccattga